The following coding sequences are from one Candidatus Paceibacterota bacterium window:
- a CDS encoding DUF4190 domain-containing protein: MYKIIGSDGKEYGPISLEQMRRWIAEGRVNAQTRVQEAGAAEWKQAADFSELGLTSGAGAAPPTLPAGQAPSQQSGLAITSFVLGLLSLVCFGFLAGIPAIICGHLARGRAQRLPGQYGGAGFALAGLIMGYVSLLATLVILPAMLLPALSRAKDKAQRIDCTNNMKQIGFAFRMWAIDHDDSFPFNVSTNQGGTLELCRPGSDGFDQNAAFHFQVMSKELSTPKILVCPADRKKPAPDFERLQLGNVSYQVQTGTNVNDAHPQMVLAVCPIHRNVALCDGSVQGFTKSRWDAMGKGARSP, translated from the coding sequence ATGTACAAGATCATCGGATCGGACGGCAAAGAATACGGCCCCATCAGCCTCGAACAGATGCGCCGGTGGATTGCCGAGGGACGGGTAAATGCCCAGACGCGCGTGCAAGAGGCCGGTGCTGCGGAATGGAAGCAAGCGGCGGATTTTTCGGAGCTTGGCTTGACTTCCGGGGCTGGCGCCGCACCGCCAACCTTGCCGGCAGGGCAGGCACCCAGCCAACAAAGCGGCTTGGCGATTACGAGCTTCGTCCTGGGGCTGTTGTCGCTGGTCTGCTTCGGCTTCCTGGCGGGTATTCCCGCCATCATTTGCGGTCATTTGGCGCGCGGCCGGGCGCAGCGATTGCCCGGGCAGTATGGTGGCGCTGGTTTCGCTCTGGCAGGCCTGATCATGGGCTATGTCAGCCTGCTGGCCACCCTGGTCATTTTGCCCGCGATGCTGCTGCCGGCCTTGAGCCGGGCCAAGGACAAGGCCCAGAGGATCGATTGCACCAATAACATGAAACAGATCGGCTTCGCGTTTCGCATGTGGGCAATTGATCATGACGATAGCTTCCCCTTCAACGTCAGCACCAACCAAGGGGGCACTCTGGAATTATGCCGGCCGGGAAGCGACGGTTTTGACCAGAACGCGGCGTTCCATTTCCAGGTCATGTCCAAGGAGCTGAGCACGCCGAAGATTCTGGTTTGTCCGGCCGACAGGAAGAAGCCAGCGCCCGATTTCGAGCGCCTGCAGCTCGGAAATGTGAGTTATCAGGTGCAAACGGGAACGAACGTGAACGATGCTCATCCCCAGATGGTGCTCGCCGTCTGCCCAATCCACCGCAACGTGGCTTTGTGCGACGGCAGCGTCCAGGGCTTCACCAAGTCCCGCTGGGACGCCATGGGGAAGGGCGCGCGCAGCCCCTGA
- a CDS encoding alginate export family protein: protein MKTKTQVLTIVFLGATLGVASAQTTQATAKAPESAPPTLSSTEQAIHDIKNPTSWLNWGGDFRVRNEYFDNLLTLSRNNPLHEQDYFRFRARLWATVTPLEDLSFSARLAAEPREWMKPAGYTPMSGRQGLDMREGIIDNLWVQYANIAGLPATIKVGRQDVIPGRDSLAGDGWLLSDGTPSDGSWTYYFDAARFKYELKEQKTTIEAMGIVQDPKDDAWLPTINNQNLNQGDQREQGAILQVANSSIKAANMALYFIYKNDDRVTLHYPTVGDDADIYTMGGRIHGMLDDHWQYWLEGAYQIGRKSDTRINFPAPTSSYRDLLAYGFNSKVSYLFKDKMQNRLDLSFEALSGDDPDTKRDEMFDSLWGRWPRWSEIGLYSTAAEARIGQQANLYRVGPTWTVYPVKNLRFSTSYYALFSDRNVATRGAPLFNNDNNFRGHFVSGMLEYTFSRHMKGHLWSEFLFPGDFYISQKMMSFLRAEVMFTF from the coding sequence ATGAAAACCAAAACCCAAGTACTAACCATTGTGTTTCTGGGTGCGACCCTGGGGGTCGCCTCAGCCCAGACCACCCAGGCAACTGCCAAAGCCCCGGAGTCGGCCCCGCCGACGCTCAGTTCAACCGAGCAAGCGATCCATGACATAAAGAATCCGACGTCGTGGTTGAATTGGGGCGGCGATTTCCGGGTCCGCAACGAGTATTTCGACAACCTGCTCACGTTGAGCAGAAACAATCCTTTGCACGAGCAGGATTATTTCCGGTTCCGGGCGCGTCTCTGGGCCACCGTTACGCCGCTGGAAGACCTTAGCTTTTCCGCGCGGCTGGCGGCGGAACCTCGCGAGTGGATGAAGCCGGCGGGGTATACGCCAATGAGCGGTCGTCAGGGACTGGACATGCGGGAGGGGATCATTGACAACCTGTGGGTCCAATACGCGAACATCGCGGGCTTGCCAGCCACCATAAAAGTCGGGCGGCAGGATGTTATTCCGGGCCGGGACTCGCTGGCGGGAGATGGGTGGTTATTGAGCGATGGCACGCCCAGTGACGGTTCCTGGACCTATTACTTCGATGCAGCGCGGTTTAAGTACGAGCTCAAGGAGCAGAAAACGACGATTGAAGCGATGGGGATCGTTCAAGACCCGAAAGACGACGCGTGGCTGCCGACCATCAACAACCAGAATCTCAACCAAGGCGACCAACGCGAGCAGGGCGCGATCCTGCAAGTGGCTAACAGCTCCATCAAGGCGGCGAATATGGCCCTTTACTTCATTTACAAGAACGACGACAGGGTTACGCTCCACTACCCGACCGTGGGCGACGACGCGGATATATACACCATGGGCGGCCGGATCCACGGAATGCTGGATGATCACTGGCAATACTGGCTGGAAGGCGCTTACCAGATTGGCCGAAAGTCGGACACGAGAATCAACTTCCCTGCACCGACAAGCTCCTACCGGGACCTGCTGGCGTACGGATTCAATAGCAAGGTAAGCTACCTGTTCAAAGATAAAATGCAGAACCGGTTAGACCTGTCGTTTGAGGCGTTATCCGGTGACGACCCGGATACGAAGCGCGATGAGATGTTTGACTCACTGTGGGGCCGGTGGCCGCGCTGGAGTGAGATCGGGCTTTACAGCACTGCGGCGGAGGCGCGGATCGGGCAGCAGGCAAACCTTTACCGCGTCGGCCCCACATGGACGGTGTATCCAGTTAAGAACCTGAGATTCAGCACCAGTTATTACGCGTTGTTCTCTGACCGGAACGTGGCCACCCGAGGCGCCCCATTGTTCAACAACGACAATAATTTCCGCGGTCATTTCGTGTCAGGGATGCTGGAATACACCTTCAGCCGGCATATGAAGGGCCATCTCTGGAGCGAATTCCTGTTCCCCGGCGACTTTTACATCAGCCAGAAGATGATGTCCTTCCTGCGGGCGGAAGTGATGTTCACTTTCTAG
- a CDS encoding thioesterase family protein: MLHRAEPGHGAPTLDFVEAARVLGNPAAMTRLSDVLQLRVRYSETDQMGTFYNSRALEWFECGRTELMRRRLGMSYAALEARGIFLPLVEAHLEFRGGARYDDLLEIASQVEVSGRARLRFEVRIQQCETRKLVVCGYTVHAFTDRQGKPIRPPLWFLELLTRAANVPAR, encoded by the coding sequence GTGCTCCACCGCGCAGAACCGGGGCACGGCGCGCCGACGCTCGATTTTGTTGAAGCCGCCCGCGTATTGGGCAATCCTGCCGCCATGACCAGGTTGTCCGATGTGCTGCAGTTGCGCGTCCGCTACAGTGAGACGGACCAGATGGGGACCTTTTACAACTCGCGCGCGCTGGAGTGGTTTGAGTGCGGCCGCACCGAGTTGATGCGCCGCCGGTTGGGGATGTCCTACGCCGCGCTGGAGGCGCGCGGAATCTTCCTGCCGCTGGTCGAAGCGCACCTGGAATTCCGCGGGGGAGCGCGCTACGACGACCTGCTGGAGATTGCTTCCCAAGTCGAAGTATCGGGACGTGCCAGGCTGCGGTTTGAGGTCCGGATCCAGCAATGCGAGACCCGCAAATTGGTCGTCTGCGGCTACACCGTTCATGCCTTCACCGACCGCCAGGGGAAGCCTATTCGCCCGCCGCTGTGGTTCCTCGAACTGCTGACCCGGGCCGCGAACGTCCCGGCCAGGTGA
- a CDS encoding phenylacetate--CoA ligase, translated as MSKHSKKSNRSFHPLSAPDYLPLPQLRELQLQRLKRIVTRAYDHVALFRKRMDERGLTPEDLQKLDDLSELPFTEKTDLRDTYPFGLFASPMNEIVRLHVSSGTTGKPTVVAYTREDVQVWTNVMLRSLAACGLHEGDIIQNAYGYGLFTGGLGAHYGAEALGATVIPISGGNTPRQLMVMKDFGVTAICCTPSYFLHLIDQAPEVGVDIRDLRLRVGVFGAEPWTESMRRRIEADSGIKAYDIYGLSEIVGPGVAMECQCQAGPHIFEDYFYPETINLKTGKPCEDGQEGELVLTTLGKQAMPMIRYRTRDITSLASETCECGRTLRRIKRIGRRADDMFIIRGINVFPSQVETALLAVEGALPHYQIVLTREKDLDVMEVQVEVTPEVFNDTVGALEALQSKLSKSIDTIVGVRAKVRLVQPRTIARSEGKAKRVIDQRKM; from the coding sequence ATGAGCAAACACTCGAAGAAATCAAACAGAAGCTTCCACCCGCTCAGCGCGCCAGATTACCTCCCGCTGCCGCAGTTGCGCGAGCTGCAACTCCAACGGCTCAAGCGCATCGTCACGCGCGCTTATGACCATGTCGCGCTATTCCGCAAGCGCATGGACGAGCGCGGTTTGACCCCCGAAGACCTGCAGAAGCTCGACGACCTCAGTGAACTGCCGTTTACGGAGAAGACCGACCTGCGCGACACCTACCCCTTCGGCCTGTTCGCCAGCCCGATGAACGAGATTGTCCGACTGCACGTCTCCAGCGGCACGACTGGCAAGCCCACTGTCGTGGCCTACACGCGGGAGGATGTTCAAGTCTGGACCAACGTCATGCTGCGCAGCCTGGCCGCCTGCGGGCTGCATGAAGGCGATATCATCCAGAACGCGTACGGCTACGGCCTGTTCACCGGCGGACTGGGCGCGCATTACGGCGCCGAGGCGCTCGGCGCGACAGTCATCCCCATTTCCGGGGGCAACACCCCGCGTCAGTTGATGGTGATGAAGGACTTTGGGGTCACGGCCATCTGCTGCACGCCCAGCTATTTCCTCCACCTGATTGACCAGGCCCCGGAGGTCGGGGTGGACATCCGGGACCTGCGGCTGCGGGTGGGCGTCTTCGGCGCCGAGCCGTGGACCGAGTCCATGCGCCGCCGTATCGAAGCGGACAGTGGCATCAAAGCCTACGACATCTATGGCCTCTCCGAGATTGTCGGCCCGGGCGTCGCGATGGAATGCCAGTGTCAGGCAGGGCCGCACATCTTCGAGGATTACTTCTATCCCGAGACCATTAACCTCAAGACGGGCAAACCCTGCGAAGACGGCCAGGAAGGCGAGCTCGTCCTGACGACCCTCGGCAAGCAGGCGATGCCGATGATCCGCTACCGCACCCGCGACATTACGTCGCTGGCTTCCGAGACCTGCGAGTGCGGCCGCACGCTGCGCCGCATCAAGCGCATCGGGCGCCGCGCCGACGATATGTTCATCATCCGCGGCATCAATGTCTTTCCGTCGCAGGTCGAGACCGCCCTGCTCGCGGTGGAAGGGGCGCTGCCGCACTACCAGATCGTCCTGACGCGCGAGAAAGACCTGGACGTTATGGAAGTGCAGGTTGAGGTCACGCCGGAAGTGTTCAACGACACCGTCGGCGCGCTGGAGGCGCTGCAGAGCAAGCTCAGCAAGTCCATTGACACCATCGTGGGCGTTCGCGCCAAGGTGCGCCTGGTCCAGCCCCGTACCATCGCGCGGAGCGAGGGCAAGGCCAAACGCGTGATTGACCAGCGCAAGATGTAA
- a CDS encoding amino acid-binding protein, with protein MKVKQLSLFLENKPGALSRPVKLLAKAKFNILTLSIADTEQFGILRIVVRDWQAARRVLTEAGFVVKVSDMVAAEVADKPGGLAKVLVAVEKARVNLEYMYGFTLKAEGTGVLAFRFREPDRAIAALRKAGVRLLRSADLFQRLEE; from the coding sequence ATGAAAGTCAAACAGCTCTCACTATTCCTGGAAAACAAACCCGGCGCGCTCAGCCGGCCCGTCAAGCTGCTCGCCAAAGCGAAGTTTAACATCCTGACGCTCTCCATCGCTGACACCGAGCAGTTCGGCATCTTGCGCATCGTCGTGCGCGACTGGCAAGCGGCCCGGCGCGTGCTGACCGAGGCGGGCTTCGTCGTCAAGGTCTCCGACATGGTCGCCGCGGAAGTGGCCGACAAACCCGGCGGGCTGGCGAAAGTCCTGGTAGCGGTGGAGAAGGCGCGCGTTAACCTGGAGTACATGTACGGCTTCACGCTTAAAGCCGAAGGCACCGGCGTGCTGGCGTTCCGGTTCCGCGAGCCGGATCGTGCCATTGCCGCCCTGCGTAAAGCGGGCGTTCGCCTGCTCCGCAGCGCGGACTTGTTCCAACGGTTGGAGGAGTGA
- a CDS encoding hotdog fold thioesterase, with product MSKETRPHTAAHGDAFASLQRFFQNDRFADRCSIELLAVSPGYARAKMTLHPHHLNGYGTVQGGAIFTLADFAFAAASNSHGTVAVAINVSITFMKAGQTGTLWADAREISRNFKLGSYTVEVKDDAGELVALFQGMAYRKSEKIPG from the coding sequence ATGAGCAAAGAAACCCGGCCCCACACGGCTGCCCACGGTGACGCGTTCGCCAGCCTCCAACGCTTCTTCCAGAACGACCGGTTTGCCGATCGCTGCAGCATCGAACTGCTGGCGGTGTCGCCCGGATACGCCCGGGCCAAGATGACGCTGCATCCGCACCATTTGAATGGTTATGGCACGGTGCAAGGCGGCGCCATTTTCACGCTGGCCGATTTTGCGTTTGCCGCCGCGTCGAATTCACACGGCACGGTCGCCGTGGCCATCAACGTAAGCATCACGTTCATGAAAGCCGGCCAGACCGGCACCCTGTGGGCCGACGCAAGGGAAATCTCCCGCAACTTCAAGCTGGGCTCCTACACGGTGGAAGTGAAGGACGACGCGGGCGAACTGGTCGCGCTCTTCCAGGGCATGGCGTATCGGAAATCGGAGAAGATCCCGGGCTGA
- a CDS encoding indolepyruvate oxidoreductase subunit beta: MNKVTNIVVAGIGGQGVLKGTDILADVALRAGYDVKKSEIKGMSQRGGSVTGDVRFGGRVFSPMVSAGEADFLLVLEPTQLEPQKHMLRPDGVLIAPDAVSVDQLPNKKTLNVALLGALSAHLPMTEEQWLAALRAGFAETYFEGNRQAFLLGRKAASR, translated from the coding sequence ATGAACAAAGTCACCAACATCGTCGTGGCCGGCATCGGCGGCCAGGGCGTTCTGAAGGGCACCGATATCCTGGCCGATGTGGCGCTGCGCGCCGGGTATGACGTCAAGAAGAGCGAGATCAAGGGCATGAGCCAGCGCGGGGGCTCGGTGACGGGCGATGTACGGTTCGGCGGGCGGGTTTTCAGCCCGATGGTGTCGGCCGGGGAGGCAGACTTCCTGCTGGTGCTTGAACCGACGCAACTGGAGCCGCAGAAGCACATGCTGCGCCCGGACGGAGTGCTGATCGCGCCCGATGCCGTGAGCGTGGACCAGTTACCCAACAAGAAGACGCTGAACGTGGCGCTGCTGGGCGCGTTGAGCGCGCACCTGCCGATGACCGAGGAACAATGGCTAGCCGCCTTGCGCGCAGGCTTTGCGGAAACTTACTTCGAAGGCAATCGGCAGGCCTTTCTCCTCGGGCGCAAGGCGGCGAGCAGGTGA
- a CDS encoding thiamine pyrophosphate-dependent enzyme has translation MNESNRLLLSGDEALALAARHAGVALGAGYPGTPSTEILESFHELGGHAQWSPNEKVALEVAIGAAFGGARALCTMKHVGLNVASDPLFTAAYTGVTGALIVVSADDPGMASSQNEQDNRRYAVASGLPMLEPSDSQEVYDFLFAAIEISERWKLPVLFRVTTRVCHSYTVVQPRPQAGAPRLANYERDIRGRVMIPAYARPAHRRLRQKLADMQEWNETCGLNRVVEGGSGLGIITSGISFMHVREAAPDARVLKLGFTHPLPLKQIAQFAKGVGRCLVVEEGDPYLVEAIRGAGVPVEGKADMYRFGELNVPRVRRILNNDLSPEPAPPPGKPPQLCDACQYRIVFEALRKHDCIVAGDIGCYTLGVLQPFEAIDSCVCMGASLGVGLGLRHVLPPDQARRVVSVIGDSTFVHSGISGLVEMVYNPPPNGHVLIILDNSTTAMTGHQEHPGTGRTLGHEPTGKVVLEDLARSLGIRRVHVIEPRFGTGEFDRLLTDCLASGELAVIIARRPCILIAKQLKQYEEQRCECDSARTAAPCQT, from the coding sequence ATGAATGAATCAAACCGACTTCTGTTAAGCGGCGACGAGGCCCTCGCGCTCGCGGCGCGGCACGCGGGCGTGGCGCTCGGGGCCGGCTACCCGGGCACACCGTCCACGGAGATCCTCGAGTCGTTCCACGAGCTGGGCGGGCATGCCCAATGGTCGCCCAACGAGAAAGTGGCTTTGGAAGTGGCCATCGGGGCCGCATTCGGCGGAGCGCGGGCGCTGTGCACGATGAAGCACGTGGGCCTGAACGTGGCGTCGGACCCGCTGTTCACGGCTGCCTACACCGGCGTGACAGGGGCATTGATCGTTGTCTCGGCCGATGACCCGGGCATGGCCTCGAGCCAAAACGAGCAGGACAACCGGCGCTATGCGGTCGCCTCGGGCCTGCCGATGCTGGAGCCCTCCGACTCGCAGGAGGTGTATGACTTCCTGTTCGCGGCAATCGAGATTTCGGAACGTTGGAAGCTTCCCGTGCTGTTCCGGGTGACCACGCGCGTGTGCCACAGCTACACGGTGGTGCAGCCTCGTCCGCAGGCTGGAGCACCCCGGTTGGCCAACTACGAGCGGGACATCCGTGGGCGGGTGATGATCCCGGCTTACGCCCGCCCCGCGCATCGGCGGCTGCGGCAGAAGCTGGCCGACATGCAGGAGTGGAACGAGACGTGTGGATTGAACCGCGTGGTGGAGGGCGGCTCGGGGCTGGGCATCATCACCTCGGGTATCTCGTTCATGCACGTCCGGGAAGCCGCTCCCGACGCCCGCGTCCTCAAGCTGGGTTTTACTCATCCCCTGCCGCTCAAGCAGATCGCGCAGTTCGCCAAAGGCGTCGGACGCTGCCTGGTGGTCGAGGAAGGCGACCCGTATCTCGTTGAGGCGATCCGCGGAGCGGGGGTTCCGGTGGAGGGCAAGGCAGACATGTACCGTTTCGGCGAGCTGAACGTGCCCCGGGTGCGGCGCATCCTCAACAACGACCTCAGTCCGGAGCCGGCCCCGCCGCCGGGCAAACCGCCGCAACTGTGCGACGCCTGCCAATACCGCATTGTCTTTGAGGCCCTGCGCAAGCACGACTGCATCGTGGCAGGCGACATCGGGTGCTACACGCTGGGCGTGCTCCAGCCATTCGAGGCGATTGACTCGTGCGTATGCATGGGGGCGAGCCTGGGAGTCGGGCTGGGTTTGCGCCACGTGCTGCCGCCCGACCAGGCGCGGCGCGTGGTAAGCGTGATCGGCGACAGCACATTCGTGCACAGCGGCATCAGCGGGTTGGTGGAGATGGTGTATAACCCGCCGCCCAACGGGCATGTGTTGATCATTCTGGACAATTCCACTACCGCGATGACCGGGCACCAGGAGCATCCCGGCACGGGCCGCACGCTGGGCCACGAGCCCACCGGCAAAGTCGTGCTGGAGGACCTGGCCCGCTCGCTCGGCATCCGGCGGGTGCATGTGATCGAGCCACGGTTTGGCACAGGTGAATTTGACCGCCTGCTGACGGACTGCCTGGCGAGCGGCGAACTGGCAGTGATTATTGCCCGGCGGCCATGCATCCTGATCGCCAAGCAACTCAAGCAATACGAGGAGCAGCGCTGCGAATGCGACTCCGCCCGGACGGCTGCTCCGTGCCAGACGTAA
- a CDS encoding phenylacetate--CoA ligase, with protein sequence MFWDQETETLARPTLEQLQLKHLRDTLGRVAQRVPLYRQRFAELGITPEAIKSLADVRRLPFTTGDDLRAIYPEGMLAVDRDEPVRLHTSSGTTGKPKAIFFSRQDVDNAAELIARSLVSTGITRKDVLQNMMSYGLFTGGLVMHYGAEKVGCMVIPAGPGTSERQLMLMQDFRTTAVHILPSYALYFASFLEQKGIDPRKDLTLRKAFVGAEPHTEETRRRIEQAFNCNVYNSYGLTEMNGPGIAFECECRAGMHLWEDHFILEIINPATGEPLPDGQTGELVLTSLRRQAMPILRYRTRDITSVIPEPCECGRTHRRLARFTGRSDDMLIIRGVNIFPQQIERVLMSFPQVGRNYVIVIEGLDDMTIRVELSATAFDGQVEHLAALQRQLVEKIRAETWVRPKVELLPAGTLPIAEGKAKRVIDKRSL encoded by the coding sequence ATGTTTTGGGATCAAGAAACTGAAACACTGGCTCGGCCAACCCTCGAACAACTGCAGCTCAAGCACCTGCGGGACACTCTCGGGCGCGTCGCGCAACGCGTGCCTCTCTACCGCCAACGATTTGCGGAGCTGGGCATCACCCCCGAAGCTATCAAATCGCTGGCCGACGTCCGGCGGCTGCCCTTTACCACCGGTGACGATCTGCGCGCCATCTACCCCGAGGGCATGTTGGCCGTGGACCGCGACGAGCCGGTGCGCTTGCACACCTCCAGCGGCACCACCGGCAAGCCCAAGGCGATCTTCTTCTCGCGCCAGGACGTGGACAACGCCGCCGAGCTCATTGCCCGCTCGCTGGTCTCGACCGGGATCACCCGGAAGGACGTGCTCCAGAATATGATGAGCTACGGTCTGTTCACCGGCGGGTTGGTAATGCACTACGGCGCCGAGAAGGTCGGCTGCATGGTCATTCCCGCCGGCCCGGGCACCTCCGAGCGCCAGTTGATGCTGATGCAGGATTTCCGGACCACCGCCGTCCACATCCTCCCCAGTTACGCGCTCTACTTCGCCAGCTTTCTCGAACAAAAGGGCATTGACCCGCGCAAGGACCTGACGCTGCGCAAGGCCTTCGTCGGCGCGGAACCGCACACCGAGGAAACCCGCCGCCGCATCGAGCAGGCCTTCAACTGCAACGTCTATAACTCCTACGGCCTGACCGAGATGAACGGCCCTGGCATCGCGTTCGAGTGCGAATGCAGAGCCGGGATGCACCTGTGGGAAGACCACTTCATACTGGAAATCATCAACCCGGCCACCGGCGAACCCCTGCCGGACGGGCAGACCGGAGAGTTGGTCCTTACCAGTCTCCGGCGCCAGGCCATGCCCATCCTGCGCTATCGCACCCGGGACATCACCTCCGTCATACCCGAGCCCTGCGAATGCGGGCGAACCCATCGCCGCCTGGCGCGCTTCACGGGCCGCTCGGACGACATGCTCATCATTCGCGGCGTGAACATCTTCCCGCAGCAGATCGAGCGGGTGCTGATGTCCTTCCCGCAGGTGGGACGCAACTACGTCATAGTCATCGAGGGCCTGGACGACATGACCATCAGAGTTGAGCTGTCGGCCACCGCCTTCGACGGGCAGGTCGAGCACCTGGCGGCGCTGCAGCGCCAACTGGTGGAGAAGATCAGAGCTGAGACCTGGGTCAGACCCAAGGTGGAGCTGCTTCCCGCCGGCACACTGCCCATCGCCGAGGGCAAAGCCAAACGTGTCATTGACAAACGTTCCCTTTAG
- a CDS encoding acetolactate synthase has protein sequence MSAVNLVAVFVENKPGQTARITRMLADAGVNLSWLTVANSGSFGVMKFLVDQRDLAVRTLKEKGVMVSLLEVLAVEVPNQPGSLQAVADLLGRSNINLENCSGFVANNRAILIIEVPALSQACPILEQKGFRLLTQEEMLRL, from the coding sequence ATGAGCGCCGTAAACCTGGTAGCCGTATTCGTTGAAAACAAGCCGGGCCAGACTGCCCGCATTACGCGGATGCTTGCTGACGCGGGCGTCAACCTGAGCTGGCTCACCGTCGCCAACAGCGGCAGCTTCGGTGTGATGAAATTTCTGGTGGACCAGCGCGACCTGGCCGTCCGCACGCTCAAGGAGAAGGGCGTGATGGTCTCGCTGCTCGAAGTGCTGGCCGTCGAAGTCCCCAACCAGCCGGGTTCCCTGCAGGCGGTGGCTGATTTGCTGGGCCGCAGCAACATCAACCTCGAAAACTGCTCCGGTTTCGTTGCCAACAACCGCGCCATCCTGATTATTGAAGTCCCGGCCCTCTCCCAGGCCTGCCCCATCCTGGAACAAAAGGGCTTCCGTCTCCTCACCCAGGAAGAGATGCTGCGGCTCTGA